A window of Christiangramia forsetii KT0803 contains these coding sequences:
- a CDS encoding DUF4402 domain-containing protein gives MKKITLLFASLFVSGVSFAQADSDSGTADVNAEIVSPISIENGTALNFGSINGTATGGDVTINTNGNRTFSNDEMDITTATTVTAALFKITASNGFGYDVTIPDTELTGPGTNMDVTFSHDRVAVSDRIGSGSAQDLNVGGTLTVNDAQTAGDYSGTVTVTVNYN, from the coding sequence ATGAAAAAAATTACTTTATTATTCGCAAGTTTATTCGTTTCAGGAGTTTCCTTTGCTCAAGCTGATTCAGATTCAGGAACTGCAGATGTAAATGCTGAAATCGTAAGTCCTATCAGTATTGAAAACGGTACCGCTCTAAATTTTGGTTCTATTAATGGTACTGCAACTGGTGGCGATGTCACAATAAATACTAATGGTAATAGAACATTCAGCAATGATGAAATGGATATTACCACTGCAACAACCGTAACAGCAGCCTTATTTAAAATTACTGCCTCTAATGGTTTTGGTTATGATGTTACAATTCCGGACACTGAACTTACTGGTCCTGGAACCAATATGGATGTTACTTTTAGTCATGATAGAGTAGCTGTTTCAGATAGAATTGGATCTGGAAGTGCTCAGGATTTAAATGTTGGGGGTACTCTAACCGTAAATGATGCCCAGACTGCAGGAGACTACTCAGGAACTGTTACAGTAACGGTAAATTACAACTAG
- a CDS encoding T9SS type A sorting domain-containing protein: protein MRILQHTSYTVLLMILLILGSTDLQGQKINDITVNSSNVCAGNEIIISFEVRNGGNNQFTRSTQYTIEFGTGVGNNNDNFLARGVQLLFTADNAPDPFNNASAIITKSFLIPDDTPAGNIYVFRISSQNPNAGGSKKEVSDTFEVFAKPATPSASSNTPICSRGTLMLFANSSETNISYNWTGPNGFNRTNEQNPTINNATAAMSGDYSVSITSTTTECVSSTATISVFIEDENKWNGSVDNDWNNPGNWDCGRIPDLNENVRISGTGIPNYPVLNSGSAGQSKNIILESMASLEVLDNALEISGIISNNGTFNASNGTIEMKGNSFQTIPNNTFLNNRIKNLTINNLSDVSLSGDLEITGILNVENGNLNSAGFLKLISDATQTALIDGNGTGEIIGNVTIQRYIDPAFGYKYISSPFNNSTVGDLESYVNLDASFPLFYEYDENRQDLDGNDATGWSAYTTRSGSLNPGQGYAINMGTSSSAATIEISGIVNNSDYNRRLSNNNGTYTKGFHLVGNPYPSPIDWNATSGWNRTGIDDAIYLFSADNSDQFTGTYSSYVNDISSSGTNSGIIASMQGFFVHVTSTTGGNLGMTNSVRINDFNNHEFIKASASTTPLIRIAAGFENEQLNDPMVIYFDSYASLDFEAELDALKLMNTNKNVPNLYSISANKQKLLSINAISDPVKKNYQKIPLGLSTEKAGDIIFSLKNFDNISENFNVFLIDQERQTSINLKKRDYKVSVGKGQFNTRFFLAFSPLDNISSEEIIEPPFTLMSNQQKINIKMNLLQHENGTIRISAIDGKLIELVPVRANQEITIDGIKSNGVYLVSFTSGNQQYSKKVIVRK, encoded by the coding sequence ATGAGAATTCTCCAACATACATCATATACTGTTCTTCTGATGATACTTTTAATTTTGGGATCTACAGATCTACAAGGTCAGAAAATTAATGATATTACCGTTAATTCTTCTAATGTATGTGCAGGAAATGAAATCATTATTTCATTTGAAGTAAGGAATGGAGGGAATAATCAATTTACTAGAAGTACTCAATACACTATTGAGTTTGGAACGGGGGTGGGAAATAACAATGACAATTTTTTAGCTAGAGGTGTTCAGTTACTTTTCACGGCCGATAACGCTCCCGATCCATTTAATAATGCTTCAGCTATAATTACAAAATCTTTTTTGATTCCTGATGATACCCCAGCAGGTAATATTTATGTGTTTAGGATAAGTTCTCAAAATCCTAATGCTGGAGGTAGTAAAAAGGAAGTATCAGATACCTTCGAGGTTTTTGCTAAGCCCGCAACCCCTTCAGCCAGCAGTAATACTCCTATTTGTAGTAGAGGAACTTTAATGCTTTTCGCCAATAGTTCTGAAACTAATATTTCCTATAATTGGACTGGACCAAACGGTTTTAATCGAACCAATGAACAAAATCCTACTATAAATAATGCTACCGCAGCAATGAGTGGCGATTACTCTGTAAGCATTACTAGCACTACTACGGAATGCGTTAGTAGCACTGCTACTATATCTGTATTTATAGAAGATGAAAACAAATGGAACGGTTCCGTCGATAACGACTGGAATAACCCGGGAAATTGGGATTGTGGCCGAATACCTGATTTAAATGAAAATGTTAGGATTTCTGGCACAGGAATTCCCAATTATCCTGTTCTAAATTCAGGATCAGCAGGCCAGAGCAAAAATATTATACTAGAAAGTATGGCTTCGCTAGAAGTTCTGGACAATGCACTGGAGATTTCGGGTATTATATCTAATAATGGAACATTCAATGCCAGTAATGGTACAATCGAAATGAAGGGGAACTCATTTCAAACTATTCCAAATAATACCTTTCTGAATAACAGAATTAAAAATTTAACGATTAATAATCTCTCTGATGTAAGTCTTTCAGGAGATCTGGAAATTACAGGAATCCTAAATGTAGAAAATGGAAACCTTAACTCAGCCGGCTTTTTGAAACTAATTTCTGATGCTACCCAAACAGCATTGATTGACGGTAATGGAACCGGTGAGATTATTGGAAATGTAACTATACAACGCTATATAGATCCTGCATTTGGGTATAAGTACATAAGTTCACCGTTTAATAACTCCACGGTAGGCGATCTTGAGTCTTATGTAAATCTTGATGCTTCTTTTCCCTTATTTTATGAATATGATGAAAACAGGCAAGATTTAGATGGTAATGATGCAACAGGTTGGTCTGCTTATACTACCCGTTCAGGTAGCTTAAATCCCGGGCAGGGATATGCAATAAATATGGGTACCTCTTCTAGTGCAGCCACGATAGAAATTTCCGGAATCGTAAATAATTCAGATTATAACCGCCGCCTTTCTAATAATAATGGCACTTATACTAAAGGATTTCATTTGGTGGGGAATCCATATCCTTCACCAATAGACTGGAATGCAACTTCGGGATGGAATAGAACAGGCATTGACGATGCCATCTATTTATTTTCAGCCGATAATTCTGATCAATTCACCGGAACCTACTCTTCTTATGTAAATGATATAAGCAGCAGTGGAACGAACAGCGGAATTATTGCCTCCATGCAGGGCTTTTTTGTTCATGTAACCAGTACGACTGGAGGCAATCTTGGAATGACAAATTCAGTAAGAATTAACGATTTCAACAATCATGAGTTTATAAAAGCCAGCGCCTCCACTACTCCATTAATTCGTATTGCTGCAGGTTTTGAAAATGAGCAATTGAACGATCCAATGGTGATATATTTTGATTCTTATGCTTCGCTTGATTTTGAAGCCGAACTGGATGCTTTAAAACTGATGAACACAAATAAGAATGTTCCTAATTTATATTCCATCTCAGCTAATAAACAGAAATTACTTTCTATAAATGCAATTTCAGATCCGGTTAAAAAAAACTATCAAAAAATACCTCTTGGATTATCTACTGAAAAAGCAGGAGATATTATTTTTAGCTTAAAGAACTTTGATAATATCTCTGAAAATTTCAATGTTTTTTTAATCGATCAGGAGCGTCAAACATCTATAAATCTTAAGAAAAGAGATTATAAAGTTTCCGTGGGAAAAGGCCAATTTAATACCCGATTCTTTCTTGCATTTTCACCATTGGATAATATCTCTTCAGAAGAGATTATAGAGCCTCCATTTACTTTGATGAGCAATCAACAAAAGATCAATATAAAAATGAATCTTTTGCAGCATGAAAATGGCACAATTCGTATTAGTGCGATAGATGGCAAATTAATAGAACTCGTTCCTGTAAGGGCCAACCAAGAAATAACTATTGATGGGATTAAAAGTAATGGCGTATATCTGGTAAGTTTCACCTCTGGAAATCAACAATACTCGAAAAAGGTAATCGTAAGAAAATAA
- a CDS encoding fimbria/pilus periplasmic chaperone → MPKRLIFDGTQRSQEINLVNTGSDSATYAISFIQYRMKENGEFEQISKPDENQRFADSFLRYYPRRVSLAAKEAQTVRLQVTRTNSMEEGEYRSHLYFRAVEDQTALGSETNKEEENNISINIKTVFGISIPVILRKGKSNTEIRLKNVSLETLEQPILSLDIERDGNMSVYGNLDVEYQYENLKPVKVGIVKGIAVYTPNNVRTFSFQLQDSENIDLSKGKLLVSYSNDTGKKLASTVYELE, encoded by the coding sequence ATGCCAAAGCGACTAATTTTTGATGGAACCCAAAGGTCTCAGGAAATAAATCTCGTAAATACTGGTAGTGATTCAGCCACCTATGCGATTTCCTTTATTCAGTATAGAATGAAAGAAAATGGAGAATTTGAACAGATTTCAAAACCGGATGAAAATCAAAGATTTGCTGATTCCTTCTTAAGATATTACCCAAGACGGGTTTCACTTGCCGCTAAAGAGGCTCAAACAGTTAGGCTTCAGGTAACAAGGACGAATAGTATGGAAGAAGGTGAATACCGTTCTCATTTATATTTTAGAGCTGTTGAAGACCAAACTGCACTTGGTAGTGAAACTAACAAAGAAGAAGAAAACAATATCTCTATAAATATTAAGACGGTATTTGGAATTAGTATTCCTGTAATACTCAGGAAAGGAAAATCTAATACTGAAATCAGGTTAAAAAATGTTTCCTTAGAAACCCTGGAACAACCTATACTTTCATTAGATATTGAACGAGATGGTAATATGTCTGTGTATGGAAACCTGGATGTAGAATATCAATACGAAAATTTAAAACCAGTGAAAGTTGGTATTGTAAAAGGAATCGCTGTATATACTCCAAATAATGTAAGAACCTTCTCTTTTCAATTACAAGACTCAGAAAATATAGATCTCTCTAAAGGAAAACTTCTCGTTTCTTATTCTAACGATACAGGAAAAAAATTGGCCAGTACTGTTTATGAACTGGAATAA
- a CDS encoding glycosyltransferase, which yields MPKLLVIGYVWPEPKSSAAGTRMMQLLKFFQNENYQITFATTARETDNKADLNELGIQSEKIKLNDADFDVFLEDLMPHIVLFDRFMVEEQFGWRVDTVCPEAIKILDTEDLHFLRKARHQSFKENKKAEEIYFDSDLAKREIAAIYRCDLSLIISEIELKLLTSKFQVPESILQYLPFLLKEISEKEQLNLPVFEDRKDFISIGNFLHEPNWNAVLYLKEKIWPQIRKALPEAKMQVYGAYPSQKVLNLLNSKENFIINGWAESSREVMRDSRVCLAPIQFGAGLKGKLVEAMQNGTASVTTKIGAEGINGQLAWNGFITESDNEFIEKSIELYTNDQLWEKQLKLGFDIINKRFNKQEHIENFRKKLSLIQNDLERHRLTNFTGKMLKHHLHKSTYFMSRFIEEKNKKFL from the coding sequence ATGCCAAAACTGTTAGTGATCGGTTATGTTTGGCCTGAACCGAAATCTTCGGCTGCAGGAACCAGAATGATGCAACTTTTGAAGTTCTTTCAAAATGAAAACTATCAGATTACATTTGCCACTACTGCCCGTGAAACCGATAATAAGGCTGACTTGAATGAATTAGGAATTCAAAGCGAGAAGATCAAATTAAACGATGCGGATTTTGACGTTTTTCTTGAAGATTTAATGCCCCATATTGTTCTTTTTGATCGTTTTATGGTGGAAGAACAATTTGGCTGGAGAGTTGATACTGTTTGTCCCGAAGCAATAAAAATACTTGATACAGAAGATCTACATTTTCTTAGAAAGGCACGTCATCAATCATTTAAGGAAAATAAAAAAGCAGAAGAAATCTATTTTGATTCAGATCTAGCTAAAAGAGAAATTGCCGCGATCTATAGATGTGATCTTAGTTTAATTATTTCTGAAATTGAATTAAAGCTACTTACTTCTAAATTTCAGGTTCCAGAAAGCATTCTTCAATATTTGCCATTTTTACTGAAAGAAATTTCAGAAAAAGAACAATTGAATCTTCCTGTTTTTGAAGACAGAAAAGATTTTATAAGTATTGGTAATTTTTTACATGAACCCAACTGGAATGCCGTTCTGTATCTTAAAGAAAAAATATGGCCGCAAATAAGAAAGGCTTTACCTGAAGCTAAAATGCAGGTATATGGCGCCTATCCTTCTCAAAAAGTTTTAAACCTTCTCAATTCAAAAGAGAACTTTATCATTAATGGTTGGGCTGAAAGTTCCCGGGAAGTAATGAGAGATTCCAGGGTATGCCTCGCCCCTATCCAGTTTGGTGCGGGATTAAAAGGAAAACTTGTGGAAGCTATGCAAAATGGAACCGCATCTGTAACCACTAAAATTGGAGCGGAAGGAATAAACGGTCAATTAGCATGGAATGGTTTTATTACAGAATCTGATAATGAATTCATTGAGAAATCTATTGAATTATATACGAATGATCAACTTTGGGAAAAACAGCTAAAATTAGGATTTGACATCATCAATAAGCGTTTCAATAAGCAAGAGCATATAGAAAATTTCAGAAAAAAATTATCCCTAATTCAGAATGATCTGGAAAGACATCGTTTGACCAATTTCACAGGGAAAATGCTTAAACATCATTTGCATAAAAGCACCTATTTTATGTCCAGGTTTATCGAAGAAAAGAATAAAAAATTTCTTTAA
- a CDS encoding DUF4402 domain-containing protein: protein MISFSGICQNSASASFTASVNIIEPISIETTSNMNFASIDARNGGSVILNPDHTRITTGDVRLENAASVSAAVFEVRGQNGHSYNISVPTGEFKMTNGTNEIVIKDFLTDFKAGSKNSDTQTISLGATLQIEPEQMPGHYTTSSPIEITVSYN from the coding sequence ATGATCTCCTTCTCGGGAATTTGTCAGAATAGTGCTTCTGCTAGTTTTACCGCCTCTGTAAATATTATTGAACCTATTTCTATTGAAACTACCTCAAATATGAATTTTGCTAGTATTGATGCTCGTAATGGTGGCTCTGTAATATTAAATCCAGATCATACAAGGATCACTACCGGTGATGTTCGTTTAGAGAATGCAGCAAGTGTTTCCGCAGCAGTCTTCGAAGTCAGGGGACAAAATGGCCATTCTTATAATATTAGTGTTCCCACGGGAGAGTTTAAAATGACAAATGGCACAAATGAAATTGTGATCAAAGATTTTCTTACAGATTTCAAGGCTGGTTCCAAAAATTCTGATACCCAAACCATTAGTTTAGGGGCTACCTTGCAAATTGAACCAGAGCAAATGCCCGGACATTATACTACTTCTTCCCCCATCGAAATAACGGTTAGCTATAACTAA
- a CDS encoding DUF4402 domain-containing protein yields the protein MSCSKYLLFTFISVCFSSLNLNAQENPPIPVQVEVSTAQSLNFGAFVVGNATGTVSIDSYGFRTPGGSVTLLNMGDPESAALFDVYANPGTIINITHSDSFSLSGTSGDEIILKLDSYSTGKTFITTQNSDIPNPVTIGGTLYLESNVTNRPGKYYGTIYVTFNQQ from the coding sequence ATGAGCTGCTCTAAATATCTTCTTTTTACTTTTATAAGTGTCTGTTTCAGTTCACTAAACCTTAATGCCCAGGAGAACCCGCCCATTCCTGTTCAGGTAGAAGTAAGCACCGCGCAGTCACTAAATTTTGGAGCTTTTGTTGTTGGCAATGCAACGGGAACCGTTAGTATAGATTCTTATGGTTTTAGAACACCCGGTGGGAGTGTCACTTTGCTCAATATGGGAGATCCGGAGTCGGCTGCTTTGTTTGATGTCTATGCAAATCCTGGAACCATTATTAACATAACCCATAGCGATAGTTTTTCTCTTTCTGGAACCAGTGGAGACGAAATTATACTAAAACTTGATAGTTATAGTACCGGTAAAACCTTTATCACCACTCAAAATTCTGACATTCCTAATCCCGTTACCATCGGGGGAACTCTATATCTTGAAAGCAATGTAACAAATCGCCCGGGTAAATATTATGGAACCATCTACGTAACCTTCAATCAGCAATAA
- a CDS encoding GreA/GreB family elongation factor, producing the protein MSRGFVKEEDQEEPVLVPPRAAIPEGVTNYVTPNGLAELKQELKDLEYERAHVEAENDTEKRRAQSLIDGKINLLSERLQTARLLDSKDQPKDEIRFGARVKLTNETSGQLQEFQIVGVDEADIKKKKIAFVAPIAKAVTGRKVGEEIDFKLGNEIRKLKVLGITY; encoded by the coding sequence ATGAGTAGGGGATTTGTAAAGGAAGAAGATCAGGAAGAACCGGTTTTGGTTCCTCCAAGAGCGGCTATACCCGAAGGAGTTACTAATTATGTAACACCCAATGGGCTTGCTGAACTTAAGCAGGAATTAAAAGACCTAGAATATGAAAGAGCTCATGTTGAAGCTGAAAATGATACTGAAAAAAGAAGAGCCCAAAGTCTAATTGACGGAAAAATAAATTTGCTGTCAGAAAGATTGCAAACCGCGAGACTTCTGGATTCAAAAGATCAGCCAAAAGATGAAATAAGATTTGGTGCAAGGGTTAAACTTACAAATGAAACTTCGGGGCAATTACAGGAATTTCAGATTGTTGGAGTTGATGAAGCCGATATTAAAAAGAAAAAGATCGCATTTGTAGCTCCTATCGCGAAAGCAGTAACCGGTAGAAAAGTAGGAGAAGAAATTGATTTTAAGTTGGGCAATGAAATAAGAAAACTGAAAGTCTTAGGAATTACTTATTGA
- a CDS encoding OmpA/MotB family protein, giving the protein MKKVITVTVLAATMLTSCVSKKKYVALEGELNDTRSTLQKTRVEKEEIEEKYARIEERVADYNAKINSLRTENEGMMEMNDLTVMSKNTKNKMKNTIAKMDPEKVKGAKTLEDSINLAVSYNLKQNISEGADEDDIDISVDETVVMINVSDKLLFGSGSYRVTGEAQPLLKKLAEVINSEPAMEVMIEGHTDDRTMVTESYLKDNWDLSVRRATSIVRVLQDKYNVEPSKLIAAGRSSYQPLVENSNKDNMAKNRRTRIVIIPNLDKFFAMLEGDASVAKN; this is encoded by the coding sequence ATGAAAAAAGTAATAACAGTAACGGTATTAGCAGCTACCATGTTAACTTCATGTGTTTCTAAAAAGAAATACGTTGCGCTTGAAGGAGAATTAAACGATACCAGAAGTACGTTACAGAAAACTCGCGTTGAAAAAGAAGAAATTGAAGAAAAGTATGCTCGTATTGAAGAAAGAGTTGCTGATTATAATGCAAAGATAAATTCTCTTAGAACAGAAAATGAGGGGATGATGGAAATGAATGATCTTACGGTCATGTCTAAGAATACCAAGAATAAGATGAAGAATACTATCGCTAAAATGGATCCTGAAAAGGTTAAAGGTGCAAAAACACTGGAGGACTCTATTAATCTTGCAGTTTCATATAATTTAAAACAGAACATTTCTGAAGGCGCCGATGAAGATGATATTGACATTAGCGTAGATGAAACTGTAGTAATGATTAATGTTTCAGATAAACTTCTATTTGGAAGTGGTAGTTATAGAGTAACCGGTGAAGCTCAGCCATTGCTTAAAAAACTTGCAGAAGTAATTAATAGTGAACCTGCAATGGAAGTAATGATTGAAGGGCATACTGATGATAGAACTATGGTAACGGAATCTTATTTAAAAGATAACTGGGACCTTAGTGTAAGAAGAGCTACCTCTATCGTTAGAGTACTGCAGGATAAATATAATGTAGAGCCATCTAAACTGATCGCCGCCGGTAGAAGTAGTTACCAGCCACTTGTAGAAAACTCAAATAAAGATAATATGGCGAAAAACCGTAGAACAAGAATTGTAATTATCCCTAACCTGGATAAGTTCTTTGCAATGCTTGAAGGTGATGCTTCGGTAGCTAAGAATTAG
- a CDS encoding SLC13 family permease has translation MTLEIIILFVIIIAVIFLFALEVFPVDKIAFFIMVSLLLANLITPEEAISGFPSPATITVLALMIIAIGLEDNGVIDWLANGLKKLRGLPLFFMVPVFMFIAGGISAFINTTAVVLVFVKIIDELSDKYDIPNSKLLLPLSFAGIIGGSCTLMGTSTNLIVNAVAVKRGVEKFSFFEFTWLGAIFLIITIVIVSLMARFLPKKKKSSISNVYDLDEFITRGIVSKDSELIGKNIKEIFGSENEDIEVIRLKRNAVINEHPGKYTTLKEGDQLLLRCNIEQLIKLKESGDLTIIRKSEKDKPETDEQNEEILEQNIQVVELLMLPNSPLIGKSIKTVGWYDLHGAVPLAIRKRRSFINPGRRIFDKKSDDIELRVGDRLLVEVTENDLEQLHKMDNISILQEHSDINITTKWKRNLTLGILLLVIVLSAFSIFPILKSSLIGCFLMIFLRCINLGKVYTQVNWQIIFLLAGMIPLGVAMSNTGADQWISDSLLKLFEGQANYVIIGLLFFVTMFLSGFISNNATAIIVAPIAITIAASLKLDPKPFILAVLFASNFSFFTPVGYQTNTIIYGMGIYKFKHFLIIGGVVSIALWITATILLSGQL, from the coding sequence ATGACTCTGGAAATCATCATTCTCTTTGTTATTATCATTGCTGTTATATTCCTCTTTGCGTTAGAAGTTTTTCCAGTAGACAAAATCGCTTTCTTTATCATGGTAAGCCTTTTGCTTGCGAACCTTATTACTCCCGAAGAGGCTATTTCAGGATTCCCGAGTCCGGCCACCATCACTGTACTGGCGTTAATGATTATCGCCATCGGGTTGGAAGATAACGGTGTTATAGACTGGCTGGCTAATGGATTAAAAAAACTAAGAGGATTACCTCTCTTTTTTATGGTTCCTGTGTTTATGTTTATTGCAGGTGGAATTTCGGCATTTATAAATACCACTGCAGTTGTGTTGGTATTTGTGAAGATCATCGATGAGCTAAGCGATAAATATGACATTCCAAACTCTAAATTGTTGCTTCCACTTTCATTTGCGGGAATAATTGGTGGAAGCTGTACTTTAATGGGAACATCAACAAACCTTATCGTTAACGCTGTTGCCGTTAAAAGAGGTGTTGAAAAATTTAGTTTTTTTGAATTTACCTGGTTAGGTGCAATATTTCTGATTATCACTATAGTTATTGTGAGTTTAATGGCCCGCTTTCTTCCTAAAAAGAAAAAAAGTAGTATTTCCAATGTCTATGATCTTGATGAGTTCATTACAAGAGGAATTGTCTCTAAAGACTCGGAACTTATAGGAAAGAACATTAAGGAAATTTTTGGTAGTGAGAATGAGGATATAGAAGTAATTAGGTTGAAGCGGAACGCTGTTATCAATGAACATCCGGGAAAATACACTACCCTAAAAGAAGGTGATCAATTACTGTTAAGATGTAATATTGAACAGCTTATTAAGCTAAAAGAATCGGGTGACCTTACCATCATAAGAAAATCAGAAAAAGATAAACCTGAAACAGACGAGCAAAATGAAGAGATCCTTGAACAAAATATTCAGGTAGTAGAATTATTGATGCTTCCAAATTCACCTTTAATTGGAAAGAGCATAAAAACAGTTGGCTGGTATGATCTCCATGGGGCGGTACCTTTGGCTATTAGAAAACGGAGAAGTTTTATAAATCCCGGAAGAAGAATATTCGATAAAAAATCTGATGATATAGAATTGAGAGTTGGTGACCGTCTTTTGGTTGAAGTAACCGAAAATGACCTGGAGCAACTTCATAAAATGGATAATATTAGTATTCTGCAGGAGCATAGTGACATTAATATCACGACCAAATGGAAACGCAATTTAACTTTAGGAATTCTTCTACTTGTCATTGTGTTATCTGCATTTTCGATTTTCCCTATTCTGAAAAGTTCCCTTATTGGTTGTTTTCTAATGATCTTTTTAAGGTGCATAAATCTTGGAAAAGTCTATACACAGGTGAACTGGCAAATTATCTTTCTTCTTGCCGGCATGATTCCTCTTGGTGTTGCCATGAGTAACACCGGAGCCGATCAATGGATTTCAGATAGCCTTTTAAAGCTTTTTGAAGGCCAGGCTAATTATGTAATTATAGGGTTGCTGTTCTTTGTAACCATGTTCCTAAGTGGTTTTATATCTAATAATGCAACAGCGATTATTGTTGCTCCAATTGCGATTACCATTGCCGCTAGCTTAAAATTAGATCCTAAACCATTTATTCTCGCGGTGTTATTTGCCTCTAATTTCAGCTTTTTCACTCCGGTGGGATACCAAACCAATACGATTATTTATGGTATGGGAATCTATAAGTTCAAACATTTTCTTATTATTGGAGGTGTGGTATCTATCGCACTTTGGATTACCGCGACTATACTGCTCTCTGGCCAGCTATAA
- a CDS encoding DUF4402 domain-containing protein, whose amino-acid sequence MKKLLFFLFIGFCTGVCAQHSASASVNSTAVVVDPIEITKNVDLHFGNVISSYNPGKLILSPEGSRTAFGIQISPGNPGQVSAAEAIVKHGSYNYSITLPENFTLFNENNSNQFLIIDEFTVNPEVTGEEIDILKIGATLNLEANQPSGFYTNSSGFNVTVSYN is encoded by the coding sequence ATGAAGAAACTACTCTTTTTTCTTTTTATTGGATTCTGTACGGGAGTTTGTGCTCAACACTCAGCTTCGGCTAGTGTAAATAGTACAGCTGTTGTAGTAGATCCTATAGAAATAACTAAAAATGTAGATCTTCATTTTGGAAATGTTATAAGTAGCTATAATCCCGGTAAGCTTATTTTATCTCCAGAGGGTAGTAGAACAGCATTTGGCATTCAGATTTCACCAGGAAACCCAGGTCAGGTAAGTGCTGCAGAGGCCATTGTAAAACATGGTAGCTATAACTACTCGATAACCTTACCAGAAAATTTCACTTTATTTAATGAGAATAATTCTAATCAATTTTTAATAATTGATGAATTTACGGTGAATCCGGAAGTTACAGGTGAAGAAATCGACATCCTTAAAATTGGAGCTACACTCAATCTAGAAGCAAATCAACCATCAGGTTTTTATACAAATTCATCAGGATTTAATGTTACTGTGAGTTATAATTAG